A genome region from Clostridium sp. JN-9 includes the following:
- a CDS encoding ISLre2 family transposase, with amino-acid sequence MNDIILDELKLNFNDIEKEIFGIVCEAGLAAIKSMLEKLDEVLSESRDKKRYRYKFKTEKTIQTTMGDLTFSRRYYIDRYAQKGVFLLDKVLDLNLVGRTSENLIERMIDSAVDSSYRKSAAKIEKSTLSKISHQTIKNKVDYLGDLIRKIENERVAKYIKGKLKGKKEVDILFEEKDGAYLRIQGKKHKQEIKVAKVYEGWVKDSGSYRTTGTIYFSGYEEGEIFDNIVNSGIAEIYNEDKIQYTILNGDGASWISAETENNIQKIYQLDLFHIFQKASRKIKSDESRKIIKKLLRKKRYDKVLEKLKEFIASEEDEKRKKELEEVYSYYNNNFDALTRYEDRKEIVLPAPPDGVEYKGLGTMESSIRNVIASRMKDNGTAWSIQGANNMSKILCLKHSGDLRAKLKDILRNSKVVDFININKVIKEQLNESKITINNEVKALLKEQKKARKYNESMQSSIIYGQGKKTRTSYILNGLSTFDFFAEIL; translated from the coding sequence ATGAATGATATAATTTTAGACGAATTGAAGTTGAATTTCAATGATATAGAGAAAGAAATTTTTGGGATAGTCTGCGAAGCAGGTTTAGCAGCTATTAAAAGTATGTTGGAAAAATTAGACGAAGTGTTATCTGAAAGTAGAGATAAGAAAAGATATAGGTATAAATTTAAAACAGAAAAAACAATTCAAACAACAATGGGAGATTTAACTTTTAGTAGAAGATATTATATTGATAGGTATGCTCAAAAGGGAGTTTTTCTTTTGGACAAAGTCTTAGATTTAAATTTAGTAGGAAGGACTAGTGAAAATCTTATTGAAAGAATGATTGATAGTGCAGTTGATAGTTCTTATAGAAAAAGTGCAGCTAAGATTGAGAAATCAACTTTAAGTAAAATAAGCCATCAAACTATTAAGAATAAAGTGGATTATTTAGGTGATTTAATACGTAAGATTGAGAATGAAAGAGTTGCAAAGTATATAAAAGGAAAACTTAAAGGTAAAAAAGAAGTAGATATACTCTTTGAAGAAAAAGACGGAGCCTACTTGAGAATACAGGGAAAGAAGCACAAACAGGAGATTAAAGTAGCTAAGGTTTATGAAGGTTGGGTTAAAGATAGCGGTAGCTATCGAACAACAGGAACTATATACTTTTCAGGATATGAAGAAGGAGAGATCTTCGATAACATAGTTAATAGCGGTATCGCTGAAATCTATAACGAAGATAAAATTCAATACACTATTCTTAACGGTGACGGAGCCTCTTGGATTAGTGCAGAAACGGAAAATAATATACAAAAGATATATCAGCTAGATTTATTTCATATATTTCAGAAGGCAAGTCGCAAGATAAAAAGTGATGAATCTAGAAAAATAATAAAAAAGCTTCTAAGGAAAAAAAGATATGATAAAGTTTTAGAAAAACTTAAAGAATTTATAGCTTCAGAAGAGGATGAAAAGAGGAAAAAAGAATTAGAAGAAGTATATAGTTACTACAATAATAATTTTGATGCACTCACAAGATATGAGGATAGAAAAGAAATTGTTTTGCCAGCGCCCCCTGACGGAGTCGAATATAAAGGATTAGGCACCATGGAAAGCAGCATAAGAAATGTTATAGCTTCAAGGATGAAAGATAATGGAACAGCATGGTCTATACAAGGAGCTAATAATATGAGTAAGATACTTTGTCTAAAGCATTCTGGCGATTTAAGAGCAAAACTTAAAGATATATTGAGAAATAGCAAAGTCGTAGACTTCATAAATATAAATAAAGTTATCAAAGAGCAGTTAAACGAGTCAAAAATAACTATAAATAATGAGGTTAAAGCTCTTCTAAAAGAACAGAAAAAAGCTAGAAAGTATAATGAAAGTATGCAAAGCAGTATAATATATGGACAAGGGAAAAAGACTAGAACAAGTTATATATTAAATGGTCTATCGACCTTTGATTTTTTTGCCGAAATACTGTAG
- a CDS encoding NAD-dependent epimerase/dehydratase family protein — translation MILVTGATSQLGEVIVKKLVKRNENVRCFVRKSSKIDILKDTGVEFAFGDFTDEDSIYNAVEGVDYIIHIGGIWHAKYFLNALDSQNRLIKKAVFVGSTSRFQKINSKDPKEINLVERMKSAEAIINSSRQNTVIIRPTMLYGIDKDKNILTLINFMNKYKFFPIIGKGNGLKQPVHVYDVADAVITSMFNEKLNKNEYNIPGADPIEYSKMIYEIKKNLNRPILIMHIPVAMARLGFLGYKLIKPKTIINMSMINRVNKSFTFDYETAKRDFGYSPMTFEQGVKIQIDYLREKGKI, via the coding sequence ATGATATTAGTTACAGGAGCTACATCACAGCTTGGAGAGGTAATAGTTAAAAAGCTTGTAAAAAGAAATGAAAATGTAAGATGCTTTGTTAGAAAAAGCAGTAAAATTGACATACTTAAAGATACAGGAGTGGAGTTTGCTTTTGGAGATTTCACTGATGAAGACTCTATATACAATGCAGTTGAAGGGGTTGACTATATAATACATATAGGAGGCATCTGGCATGCAAAGTATTTTCTCAATGCTCTTGACAGTCAAAACAGGTTAATTAAGAAAGCTGTATTTGTAGGCTCTACCAGCAGATTTCAAAAGATAAACAGCAAGGATCCAAAGGAAATTAACCTGGTTGAAAGAATGAAAAGTGCTGAGGCCATTATTAACAGCAGCAGACAGAACACAGTAATTATAAGACCTACCATGTTGTACGGCATTGATAAGGACAAAAATATTTTAACTCTCATAAACTTTATGAATAAGTATAAATTCTTTCCTATAATAGGAAAGGGTAATGGCTTAAAGCAGCCTGTTCATGTTTATGATGTGGCAGATGCAGTAATTACTTCTATGTTTAATGAAAAGCTGAATAAAAATGAATACAATATTCCTGGAGCAGATCCTATAGAATACAGCAAAATGATATATGAAATAAAGAAAAATTTAAATAGACCCATACTTATAATGCATATACCTGTAGCCATGGCAAGATTGGGCTTCCTTGGGTATAAACTTATAAAACCTAAAACAATTATTAATATGTCCATGATTAACAGAGTAAATAAGAGTTTTACCTTTGACTATGAAACTGCTAAAAGGGACTTTGGATATTCACCAATGACATTTGAGCAGGGAGTGAAGATACAGATAGATTACTTGAGGGAAAAGGGAAAGATTTAA
- a CDS encoding sugar transferase: MKRILDLLFSLLFLIIFSPILIIISIIIKMDSKGPVFFRQRRIGKDKEEFLIYKFRTMYVNTPNLATDKFTNAASYITKIGSFLRKTSLDELPQILNIIKGEMSFVGPRPALYNQYELIEMRDKKGVNKCVPGLTGYAQVNGRDNVTDEEKTALDEYYVRNKSLALDFKIIINTFVNVLLKKDITN; this comes from the coding sequence ATGAAAAGAATATTAGATTTGCTTTTTTCTCTTTTGTTTTTAATAATATTCAGTCCTATTTTAATAATAATAAGTATAATAATTAAAATGGATTCAAAGGGCCCTGTTTTTTTTAGGCAGAGAAGAATTGGAAAAGACAAAGAGGAGTTTCTTATATATAAGTTCAGGACCATGTATGTTAATACACCTAATCTGGCAACAGATAAGTTTACCAATGCAGCAAGCTACATAACAAAGATAGGTTCATTTTTAAGAAAAACCAGCTTGGATGAGCTGCCTCAGATATTAAATATAATTAAGGGTGAAATGAGCTTTGTAGGTCCAAGGCCCGCACTGTACAACCAATATGAACTTATAGAAATGAGAGACAAAAAAGGTGTAAACAAATGTGTGCCAGGGTTAACAGGATATGCACAGGTAAACGGAAGAGATAATGTAACAGATGAAGAAAAGACTGCACTGGATGAATACTATGTGCGGAATAAAAGTTTAGCACTGGATTTTAAAATTATAATAAATACATTTGTCAATGTGTTACTTAAGAAGGATATAACAAATTAA
- a CDS encoding nucleoside-diphosphate sugar epimerase/dehydratase, with translation MVRNTKLVILDMIIINFTTLFALYLRFDWNIPQIQMEFYYSMIIPMCILIYINNRTFDLYTILWKYASIDELFATLKSVTLFTIEYSIVGYFLLHKLFGYALYRFPYSIIIISWMLNVVMIGGSRFFLRMVDNNGKYEKCNPKSSKNTLIIGAGDAGSLLIKELKKHKEVEEYPVAVIDDDLSKAGKKINGVPIVGDRTKIKEAIENFDIEEVIMAIPTIDTDNKKQIFDICKEFNVKLKTIPGIYEIVEGTVNISKIRNVNIEDLLGRESVKLDTAGIDEFIKGKVVLVTGGGGSIGSEICRQVAKFSPKKLIILDIYENNAYDLQMELNYTHPELDKFVAIASVRDRNKIEAVFNKFKPDVVFHAAAHKHVPLMEDNPSEVIKNNIVGTLNVAECASETGVKKFVIISTDKAVNPTSIMGASKRVCEMIIQSINNVSKTEFVAVRFGNVLGSSGSVIPLFKKQIENGGPVTVTHPDINRFFMTIPEASQLVIQAGAMAKGGEIFVLDMGKPVKIVDLARDLIKLSGLEPDKDIKIKFTGLRPGEKLYEEILINKDTLTKTAHNKIFVENPQYFDFRELKDEIKKLEDVSRDTNDDHIFAAMEDLVPTYKRKKN, from the coding sequence ATGGTAAGGAATACTAAGCTTGTTATTCTGGACATGATAATAATAAATTTTACTACTTTATTTGCATTATATTTAAGGTTCGACTGGAACATACCACAGATACAAATGGAATTCTATTACAGCATGATCATACCTATGTGTATCCTTATATATATTAATAACAGGACTTTTGACCTGTACACAATATTGTGGAAATACGCCAGCATAGATGAACTCTTTGCAACTTTAAAATCCGTTACTCTGTTTACTATAGAATATTCCATAGTAGGCTATTTCCTTTTACATAAATTATTTGGATATGCGTTATACAGATTTCCATATTCCATAATAATAATTTCATGGATGCTTAATGTAGTTATGATTGGAGGCTCCAGATTCTTCTTAAGAATGGTGGACAATAACGGCAAGTACGAAAAATGCAATCCCAAAAGCAGCAAGAACACCCTTATTATAGGTGCAGGGGATGCAGGCAGCCTTCTTATTAAGGAATTAAAGAAACATAAGGAAGTAGAGGAATACCCTGTTGCAGTTATAGATGATGACTTGTCTAAGGCAGGGAAAAAAATTAACGGTGTGCCTATAGTAGGAGACAGGACAAAGATAAAAGAAGCCATTGAAAACTTTGATATTGAAGAAGTTATAATGGCAATACCAACTATAGATACAGACAATAAAAAGCAGATATTTGATATATGCAAGGAATTTAATGTAAAGCTTAAAACAATACCAGGCATTTACGAAATAGTTGAAGGAACTGTTAATATAAGCAAAATAAGGAATGTAAACATTGAGGACTTACTTGGAAGGGAATCTGTAAAGCTTGATACAGCAGGTATTGATGAATTCATAAAGGGCAAAGTTGTACTTGTTACAGGCGGCGGAGGCTCCATAGGATCAGAGATCTGCAGACAGGTAGCTAAATTTTCTCCAAAGAAGCTTATAATTTTAGATATTTATGAAAACAATGCCTATGATCTTCAGATGGAGTTAAATTACACCCACCCAGAGCTGGATAAGTTTGTAGCCATTGCATCAGTAAGAGACAGAAATAAAATTGAAGCTGTTTTTAATAAATTTAAACCTGATGTGGTTTTCCATGCTGCAGCACATAAACATGTGCCTCTCATGGAGGATAACCCTTCAGAAGTAATTAAGAATAATATTGTAGGTACACTTAATGTGGCTGAATGTGCCAGTGAAACAGGAGTTAAGAAGTTTGTAATAATTTCCACAGACAAAGCTGTAAACCCTACAAGTATAATGGGTGCCAGCAAACGTGTATGTGAAATGATAATACAGTCTATTAATAACGTGAGCAAAACTGAGTTTGTAGCAGTTAGATTTGGAAATGTTCTTGGAAGCAGCGGTTCAGTTATACCTTTATTTAAAAAGCAGATTGAAAATGGAGGCCCTGTAACTGTTACTCATCCTGATATAAACAGATTCTTTATGACCATTCCTGAAGCTTCTCAGCTGGTTATCCAGGCAGGAGCTATGGCAAAGGGCGGAGAGATATTTGTGCTGGATATGGGTAAGCCTGTAAAAATTGTGGATCTTGCAAGGGATTTAATTAAACTTTCAGGACTTGAACCAGACAAGGATATTAAAATTAAATTTACAGGACTTAGACCTGGAGAAAAATTATATGAAGAAATTCTTATAAATAAGGATACTCTCACCAAAACTGCACACAATAAGATATTTGTTGAAAACCCACAGTATTTTGATTTCCGTGAGCTGAAGGATGAAATTAAAAAGCTTGAAGATGTGAGCAGAGATACTAATGATGATCATATATTTGCTGCAATGGAAGATCTGGTGCCCACATACAAAAGGAAGAAGAACTAA
- a CDS encoding glycosyltransferase family 2 protein, whose amino-acid sequence MDVSIIIVNYNTKDLLRDCIKSIKETTKDLEYEIIVSDNKSSDGSSEMLKEEFKDVILLENERNGGFAYANNKGIKIAKGKYIFLLNSDTIVLENSILNMYNYMEENTYIGILGPKLLNADLSEQTSVFAYPTVFKEFASIFEMKKLLKNKYIRKVLLKFSDKALPNDVNQYMKNFKESKSIEQVEVLVGAAMFIRRDVINAIGGLDESYFMYYEEIDYCLNSAKHGWPCVFYPYSEIIHLIGQSSKKVSLITFMARYESMLHYFEKNHGKGQKLAVKFILIIGLTYRLIRDFFKYKITRNEICHSNLKAYKNTIKMAFGK is encoded by the coding sequence ATGGACGTTTCAATTATAATAGTAAATTACAATACAAAGGATTTACTGAGGGACTGCATTAAGTCAATTAAGGAAACCACAAAGGATCTGGAATATGAAATCATTGTTTCAGATAATAAATCCTCGGATGGATCTTCTGAAATGCTTAAGGAAGAATTTAAAGATGTTATCCTTTTGGAAAATGAGAGAAATGGCGGATTTGCATATGCAAATAATAAGGGAATAAAAATTGCAAAGGGAAAGTATATTTTTTTGCTTAATAGTGATACTATTGTACTGGAAAATTCCATACTTAACATGTATAATTACATGGAAGAAAACACTTACATAGGCATACTAGGACCTAAGCTTTTAAATGCTGATTTAAGTGAGCAGACATCTGTGTTTGCATATCCCACTGTGTTTAAGGAATTTGCATCTATATTTGAAATGAAAAAGCTTTTAAAGAATAAATACATAAGAAAAGTTTTATTAAAATTCTCAGATAAGGCACTGCCAAACGATGTTAATCAGTATATGAAGAATTTTAAGGAAAGCAAAAGTATTGAGCAGGTGGAGGTTCTTGTGGGAGCAGCCATGTTCATAAGACGTGACGTTATAAATGCCATAGGAGGGCTGGATGAGTCATACTTCATGTATTATGAGGAAATAGACTACTGCCTGAATTCAGCAAAGCATGGATGGCCCTGCGTATTTTATCCTTATTCTGAGATAATACACTTAATTGGACAGTCAAGCAAAAAGGTAAGTTTAATAACATTTATGGCAAGATATGAAAGCATGCTGCACTATTTTGAAAAAAATCACGGAAAAGGCCAGAAATTAGCAGTTAAATTTATTTTGATAATAGGATTAACATACAGACTCATAAGAGACTTTTTTAAATATAAAATAACCAGAAATGAAATCTGTCACAGCAATTTAAAGGCATATAAAAACACCATTAAAATGGCATTTGGAAAGTGA
- a CDS encoding glycosyltransferase family 2 protein, which translates to MCDLSIIIVSWNTKDLVRDCLNSIKKCTHSISYKVFLVDNNSSDGTVQMVKHEFKDVTLIANKTNNGFAKANNQAIKISDSRYIILLNPDTIVHENALDNMVHYLQQHEDVGIVGCKLLNPDGSLQESCRRFPDLSTYSTILLKLHTVFPNKRCLRRYFMKEMNYNTINEVDQVMGAALMYRTNVLGEKSYLDEDYWIWFEEVDFCYNVKKKGYKVVYIPDAEIIHYKAQSFNQLLKVQQQKVFNKSLLRYFQKNGKKSDTIILKLLFPVSILLSYVIQLGKAIKKRG; encoded by the coding sequence ATGTGTGATTTATCCATAATAATAGTAAGCTGGAATACTAAGGACCTGGTAAGAGATTGTTTAAACAGTATAAAAAAATGCACCCATAGCATATCCTATAAGGTTTTCCTGGTGGATAACAATTCATCAGATGGCACAGTTCAAATGGTTAAGCATGAATTCAAGGATGTGACACTTATTGCCAATAAAACAAATAATGGTTTTGCAAAGGCTAATAATCAGGCAATTAAAATTTCAGACAGCAGATATATAATTCTTTTGAACCCTGACACCATAGTTCACGAAAATGCACTGGATAACATGGTGCACTATTTACAGCAGCATGAGGATGTGGGAATAGTAGGCTGTAAGCTTTTAAATCCTGACGGTTCGCTGCAGGAATCATGCAGAAGATTTCCTGATTTAAGCACATACAGCACCATACTTTTAAAGCTGCACACAGTGTTTCCTAATAAGAGGTGCTTAAGAAGGTATTTTATGAAGGAAATGAACTATAATACTATTAATGAAGTGGATCAGGTTATGGGGGCAGCTTTAATGTACAGAACCAATGTACTTGGAGAAAAAAGCTATCTGGATGAAGATTACTGGATATGGTTTGAAGAGGTGGACTTCTGTTACAATGTTAAAAAGAAGGGATATAAAGTTGTTTATATACCTGATGCTGAAATTATACATTATAAGGCTCAAAGCTTTAATCAGCTGCTTAAGGTGCAGCAGCAGAAGGTATTTAATAAAAGCCTGCTGAGGTATTTTCAAAAGAATGGAAAAAAATCTGATACTATTATACTAAAATTATTATTCCCTGTTTCTATACTTCTAAGCTATGTAATACAGCTTGGAAAAGCCATTAAGAAGAGAGGGTAA
- a CDS encoding O-antigen ligase family protein, which yields MVVNLKKILRYLIYFIIVEAILGGAGRIIAVKSLSFRMILYIAAFAVFGLILIMDRRDVFSRLKKPDINSILIIMFGLWIILTAAHGYFITKNSLSQVVGDVTGYVSLALLILFSYTFDHKFQIDFIMKLTAVSVVIQAIVILTIHYLLGFGVLYFDTMNSILQELYIGHLAYVYPGAIRIFFKSSVYLQIGFVFLAAMLSHERDKKKRTLLYIGLILVSYAIIISFTRGFWLGAAVAAVMYLMCRHVKHVLKTIAVLLCGIVVMMGLSAAVYGNFDVAYCLASRVGINVKVPSAVQEKKVSAPGADTEGEDLSADYRQKLSSTMMKEIEDDPVTGNGFGVVLRQIGQEQSRSEYMYLDILMEQGVIGLALYMGLFIVMLKQWLDIRKHCYDKSNLYIIDAFMVSLVGLIITSGINPFLNNPIGITYLIMCVSAIKVYREENL from the coding sequence ATGGTAGTCAATCTAAAGAAAATTTTAAGATATTTAATTTATTTTATTATTGTAGAAGCAATTTTAGGCGGGGCAGGAAGAATAATTGCAGTTAAATCATTAAGCTTCAGAATGATTTTATATATAGCTGCATTTGCAGTTTTTGGTTTAATATTAATAATGGATAGAAGAGATGTATTTTCCAGGCTGAAAAAGCCTGATATTAATTCCATACTAATAATCATGTTTGGTTTGTGGATTATTTTAACAGCAGCTCATGGTTACTTTATAACTAAAAACAGCTTGTCTCAGGTTGTGGGAGATGTAACAGGCTATGTAAGTCTGGCTCTTCTCATACTTTTCAGCTATACCTTTGACCATAAATTTCAGATTGATTTCATTATGAAATTAACTGCTGTTTCCGTTGTAATACAGGCAATAGTCATTCTGACTATTCATTACTTGTTAGGCTTTGGTGTACTTTACTTTGATACAATGAACAGCATTCTCCAGGAACTTTATATAGGTCATCTGGCATATGTTTATCCCGGAGCAATAAGAATATTTTTCAAGAGTTCAGTTTATTTACAGATAGGTTTTGTTTTCCTTGCAGCAATGCTTTCACATGAACGTGACAAAAAAAAGAGAACACTTTTATACATAGGGCTCATACTGGTGAGCTATGCCATAATAATATCCTTCACAAGAGGATTCTGGCTTGGTGCTGCTGTAGCTGCAGTGATGTATCTAATGTGCAGACATGTTAAGCATGTTTTAAAAACCATAGCTGTTTTACTCTGTGGAATAGTTGTAATGATGGGATTAAGCGCAGCAGTTTATGGCAACTTCGATGTGGCATACTGCTTAGCTTCAAGAGTTGGCATTAATGTAAAAGTACCATCAGCTGTTCAGGAAAAGAAGGTATCAGCTCCTGGAGCTGATACTGAGGGTGAGGACTTGTCCGCAGATTACAGACAGAAGCTGTCTTCAACCATGATGAAAGAAATTGAGGATGATCCAGTTACTGGAAATGGATTTGGGGTTGTCCTAAGGCAAATTGGACAAGAACAGTCAAGAAGTGAATACATGTATCTGGATATATTAATGGAACAGGGAGTTATAGGATTAGCTCTTTATATGGGCTTATTCATTGTGATGCTAAAGCAGTGGCTGGACATAAGAAAGCACTGCTATGACAAGAGTAATCTTTACATTATTGATGCATTTATGGTATCTCTTGTAGGACTAATAATAACAAGTGGTATAAATCCATTTTTAAATAACCCAATTGGAATAACCTATTTAATTATGTGCGTTTCTGCAATTAAAGTTTATAGAGAGGAAAATCTGTAA
- a CDS encoding glycosyltransferase family 2 protein, translated as MKGQIIMQNSDEVNPIKLSIIIVNYNAEKLLLDCVKSIYNSNNSTALEVIIVDNDSKDNSRNLITSEYPQVQWVQNKDNVGFAKANNQAMNIAKGEYIMLLNNDTVVLDKALDKLVQFLDKNPEAAAVGPRILNKDKTLQLSCRRGLPNAVNSFGYFSKLYKVFPNNKALGGYAMTYISDKISHEVQCLSGAAMVVRKSVAEKIGGLDENFFMHFEDVDFCLRIGKLGYKLFYVHDSEIIHLKGQSSKLRSKKVIEDFNDSLKYYYKKNYSKEKFFLTNWLVYLAIWARKILCLAVYNMKNTSK; from the coding sequence ATGAAAGGACAAATAATTATGCAAAATAGTGATGAAGTCAATCCTATAAAGCTTTCTATAATAATTGTAAATTATAATGCTGAAAAGCTGCTGCTGGATTGTGTGAAATCTATATATAATAGTAATAACAGCACTGCCCTTGAAGTAATTATTGTGGACAATGACTCAAAGGATAACAGCAGAAATTTAATCACCAGTGAATATCCGCAGGTTCAATGGGTTCAAAATAAAGATAATGTTGGATTTGCAAAGGCTAATAATCAGGCCATGAACATTGCTAAAGGTGAATACATAATGCTTTTAAATAACGATACTGTGGTACTTGATAAAGCATTAGATAAACTTGTACAATTTTTAGATAAAAACCCAGAAGCAGCAGCAGTGGGACCTAGAATATTAAATAAGGATAAAACGCTGCAGTTATCATGCAGGAGAGGGCTTCCTAATGCAGTTAATTCCTTTGGATATTTTTCGAAATTATACAAGGTATTCCCCAATAATAAAGCTCTTGGCGGTTATGCAATGACTTATATTTCAGATAAGATATCCCATGAGGTTCAATGCTTATCCGGAGCAGCCATGGTTGTGAGGAAGAGCGTTGCTGAAAAAATAGGAGGCCTTGATGAAAACTTCTTTATGCATTTTGAAGATGTGGATTTTTGTTTAAGAATTGGTAAGCTTGGATATAAATTATTTTATGTACATGATTCTGAAATAATACATCTAAAAGGCCAGAGCAGTAAACTTAGAAGTAAAAAAGTAATTGAGGATTTCAATGATTCCTTAAAGTATTATTATAAGAAGAATTATTCAAAGGAAAAATTTTTCTTAACAAATTGGCTGGTTTATCTGGCAATATGGGCAAGGAAGATATTGTGCCTTGCTGTTTATAATATGAAAAATACATCAAAGTAA
- a CDS encoding CDP-alcohol phosphatidyltransferase family protein, whose amino-acid sequence MEQQNKKNKVTLVEFLEMIKTDEYENDWYSRIMTKLAVYCTYVLAKTNLSANMATFIMLLIGLASGVAFYFDKMLLGVILMQLWYLFDWIDGAIARLKNQCSKTGWYYDHIIHLINHPIFFVSIAAGLYRQTHLTYILIFGLTAAYAHIVDVSASDTYMMVLFKNLLDNKIPFVKKPHKNAKNFIALKLHFPGIMNVFTLSVVLDYIGRAAGFQSNCNITKYVIIAYGILLPIYVILRLTKHITQGAIDREYDSLSK is encoded by the coding sequence ATGGAACAACAGAATAAGAAAAATAAAGTTACACTAGTTGAATTTCTGGAAATGATAAAAACTGATGAATATGAAAATGACTGGTACTCAAGGATAATGACCAAATTAGCGGTATATTGTACATATGTGCTTGCAAAGACAAATCTAAGTGCAAATATGGCTACATTTATAATGCTTCTTATAGGTCTTGCATCTGGTGTGGCATTTTACTTTGATAAAATGCTGCTTGGAGTAATATTAATGCAGCTATGGTACCTTTTTGACTGGATAGATGGAGCCATAGCCAGATTAAAAAATCAATGCAGCAAAACAGGCTGGTATTATGATCATATAATACATTTAATAAATCATCCCATATTTTTTGTATCAATTGCAGCAGGGCTGTATAGGCAGACACATTTAACATATATACTAATATTTGGACTAACAGCAGCCTATGCACATATTGTGGATGTATCAGCATCAGATACTTATATGATGGTTTTATTTAAAAATTTACTTGATAATAAAATACCTTTTGTTAAAAAACCTCATAAAAATGCAAAGAACTTTATAGCCTTGAAACTTCACTTCCCAGGCATAATGAATGTATTCACATTGTCTGTGGTTTTAGATTATATTGGGAGAGCAGCAGGCTTTCAAAGCAATTGTAACATAACAAAATATGTAATAATTGCATATGGTATCTTACTGCCCATATATGTAATCCTAAGACTAACAAAGCATATAACACAAGGTGCCATAGACAGGGAATATGACAGCTTAAGCAAGTAG